The proteins below are encoded in one region of Apium graveolens cultivar Ventura chromosome 4, ASM990537v1, whole genome shotgun sequence:
- the LOC141719160 gene encoding uncharacterized protein LOC141719160, which yields MEKLVYSLILMSRKLRPYFQAHRIEVRTTYPLRQVLHKPESSERMLKWAMELGQFDLEYMPRTVIKGQALADFLLEFDCAVDDKALVVLHPPHTEEFLEDFPYPWWILHVDKVVNNGGVGACIVLMSPEGHHLISAIHSKFYVTNNDAEYVALINGLKISLEMEVRNLIAKSDSELVVNQVNGGFQV from the coding sequence ATGGAGAAGCTGGTTTATTCCTTGATCCTTATGTCAAGGAAGCTTCGCCCATACTTCCAGGCCCATAGAATTGAAGTCCGTACAACATATCCTCTGCGGCAAGTCCTTCATAAACCAGAATCATCAGAGAGAATGTTGAAATGGGCTatggagttgggacagtttgactTGGAATACATGCCCCGTACAGTGATTAAAGGGCAGGCCTTAGCCGATTTTTTGTTGGAATTTGATTGTGCAGTTGATGATAAGGCTTTGGTAGTGCTACATCCCCCTCATACTGAGGAGTTTTTAGAGGACTTTCCATATCcctggtggatcttgcatgtAGATAAGGTGGTTAATAATGGAGGAGTAGGCGCGTGCATAGTACTCATGTCTCCGGAAGGCCATCATCTGATTAGTGCAATTCACTCCAAATTTTATGTAACGAATAATGATGCGGAATATGTAGCATTGATCAATGGCCTGAAGATCTCTTTGGAAATGGAAGTACGGAACCTAATTGCAAAAAGTGACTCGGAGTTGGTGGTAAACCAGGTGAATGGGGGGTTTCAAGTTTGA